In the genome of Streptomyces fagopyri, the window GTTCACCGCGCGCCGTCGCCGGCCCGTCGGAGGAGTGTGGGTACGCCATGCGCCGAATTCAATCACGTGTTCGATTTAATGCGCGACCGTGCCGGGCGGCCCGGCACCGCCGGTCAGACGCGCGGCCGGTTGATCAGCCCGGACAGCACGATCACGCTCTCCGTCCGCTCGATGACCCTGGCCTCGCGCACCCGCTGGATGGCGCGTTCCAGGTGCGGGATGTCCAGGGCCATCAGGTGCACGATCGCGTCCGCGGCCCCGGAGACCGTGTAGGCCTCGACCACCTCGGGTACGGCCTCCAGGTCGCGCCGCAGTTCCGCGGGGGTCGGGTTGCCCTTGCAGTACACCTCGGCGAAGGCCTCGGTCCGCCAGCCCAGCGCCTGGGTGTCGACGAGCGCGGTGAAACCGCGGACCGTGCCGTCGGCCACCAGTCGGTCCAGGCGCCGCTTCGCCGCGGGCGCCGAGAGCCCGGCGGCGCGGCCGATCTCCGCGTAGGTACTGCGCGCGTCGCGCAGCACGCACTGCACGATGGCCTCGTCGATGGCGTCCATGGCCATGCCGCACACCCTTTCTCCGCGCAAGAAATCACCACGCAGGGACATTCTTCACAAGAAATCGATCCCAGAAGGAAACGAACGGCGATTGTTTGCGTACCGGGGCTGTTCGTAGCATCCTCACGCCCCCCTCGTCATCCACCCGCGAAAGGAGCGTGTGGCATGCGCGCAGTGCTCAGTGCCGAGGAATCCGCCGCCCTGGAGGCCGTCGACGAGACGGCCGTCGCCACGATGCTGCTCGACACCCTGGCCGTGCCGAGCGTGACGGGAAGCGCGGCCGAGTCCGAGCTGCAGCACCGTCTGGCGCGGGACCTCGGCCGGTCGGGCCTGGACATCGACCTCTGGTCGATGGATCTGCCCGCGCTGCGCGCCGAGCCCGGCTTCCCCGGCATGGAGGTGCCGCGCGACGAGGCGTGGGGGCTCGTCGCGACGCTGCCCGGCGACGAGGACGGTCCGACGATGATCCTCCAGGGTCATGTGGACGTCGTGCCGCCCGGCGACCTCGCGCAGTGGGCGGGCGCCCCGTTCGTACCGAGTGTCCGCGGGGACGTCGTGCACGGCCGGGGCGCCTGTGACATGAAGGCCGGTGTCGTCGCCAACGTCGCGGCGCTCGCCGCGATCCGGGCGTGCGGGGTACGGCTGCGCGGCAGCGTCGCGGGCCACTTCGTGGTCGGCGAGGAGGACGGCGGGATCGGGGCCTTCGGGACCCTGCGCCGTGGCCACACCGGCGACGCCTGCGTCATCAGCGAGCCGACCGGCGGCACGCTGGTCACCGCGAACGCCGGCGCCCTGACCTTCCGTATCACCGTGCCGGGCCGGTCCACGCACGCCGGCACCCGTGACGCCGGGGTGAGCGCCATCGACGCCTACGCGCCGATCGCCGCCGCGCTGGCCCGGCTGGAGGCCGTCCGCAGCGAGACGCCTGATCCCCTGATGGCCGAATACCCCTTCCCGTACACCGTCTCCGTCGGGATGCTCCAGGCCGGGGACTGGGCCAGCAGCGTGCCGGGGCTGCTGGTCGCCGACGGACGGCTCGGGCTGCGGCTCGGCGAGGACCCGGCCGAGGCACGCGCCGCGTTCGAACGCTGTGTGGCGCGGGCGTGCGCGGCCGATCCGTGGTTGCGCGGACATCCCGCGGTCGTCTCGTGGCCCGGTGGCCAGTTCGCCAGCGGCCGGCTCCCGGCCGGCCATCCACTGCGCGAGACGGTCGGCAGCGCGCACGCCGACGTCACCGGAGCGCCCGCGGCCCGGGAGCGGGGCGCCCCCTACGGGAGCGACCTGCGGCTCTACGCCGGGGCGGGCATCCCGACCCTCCAGTACGGTCCCGGGGACGTCCGTCTGGCCCACGGCCCCGACGAGCACGTGTCCCTCGCGGAGACGGTGGCCGTCGCCCGCGCACTGGTCCTGGCGACACTGCGCACCGTGGGAACCCGATAGGACCACGGACTCCGTGGCCACAGGCTCCGTGGCCACGGGCTCCGTACGACCACGGACTCGTGGCGCCCCGGCCCCGGACGGCAACGGACCGCATGAGCCCTGAATCGGGTAGGGCCCCGGACCGACTGGGACCCCGGATCGGCGGAGACCCCGACCGGGTGGGACCCCGGCCCCCGAGGGGGGGGTTCAGCGCCCCGCCCGCCAGCGCCACCCGTGGTCCACCGGTCCGAGTCCGGAGCCGAGCGGGAAGCCCGCCGCGATCGCACCCGTGACGTACTCCTTCGCCCGCCGCACCGCCTCCGGCACCGCGCTCCCCCGCGCCAGCTCCACCGCGATGGCCGAGGCCAGGGTGCAGCCGGTGCCGTGGGTGTGCCGGTTGTCGTGGCGCGGCGCCCGCAGCCAGAGCTGTTCGGTGCCGTCGGTCAGCAGGTCGACGGCCTCGCCGGGCAGATGGCCGCCCTTCACGAGGACCCAGCGGGGGCCGTAGGACAGCAGCCGTTCCGCGGCCCGGCGCATGTCCCGCTCCCCCGTCACCTCGATCCCGGTGAGTTCGGCGGTCTCGTCGAGGTTCGGCGTCGCCACCGTCGCGACCGGCAGCAGCGCGGTCCGTACGGCGTCCAGCGCGTCGTCGGCCAGCAGCCGGTCACCGTGCTTGGAGACGCTCACCGGATCCACCACCACGGGCGCGGCGACGTCCGACAGCAGCTCGGCGACGGTCTCGACGAGCAGCGATGAGCCGAGCATGCCGGTCTTCACCGCCTGCACCCCGATGTCGTCCACGACGCTGCGGAACTGCGCGCGCACCGCCTCCGCCGGAAGCTCCCAGGCTCCCTGCACGCCGAGCGAGTTCTGCGCGGTGACCGCGGTCAGCACGCTCATCCCGTGCGCGCCGAGCGCCAGCATGGTCTTCAGGTCGGCCTGGATGCCGGCGCCGCCGCCCGAGTCCGATCCGGCGACGGTCAGGACGCGGGGCGGGACGGCGGGAGTGTTCGAGGACATGGCGGGTTCGCTCCGTACGGGACGAGACGGATGGGACGAGGCGGATGACGCGAGAACGGCGGGACGAGACGGGTGAGCGCCTACGCACGGCGACAGGGCCCGTGGCGCCGTGCCCGGTGGCGGACGTCGTCAGCGGCGCAGCCGCAGTGGGGCGTACACCACGAGGGCCGCGAGGAACGCCACCCCGTAGGCGAGGTCCGCTCCGTGCAGGGCCCGGGCGACCGGACCGACGTACAGGCTGGTGCTCATGAACGGGACCGCCGCCGCGAAGGCGCCGACGAACGCCACCAGCGCGGGCCACCACGGCTGCGGACGGGCGCTCTCGGCGGACAGGTCGACCGGCGCGCCGACGCGCGCCCTGGCCCGGACGAGCCAGTCGACGGCGACGATCGCCACGAACCCGGGAATCCAGTAACCGACGAGCAGCAGCACGTTCTGGAACCGGGTCGTGGTGTCGGCGGCGTGCATCCACAGCACGAGCGGGAAGCCGAGGACGGCCGCCAGCGCGGCGGCGGCCGGGCGCGGCAGGCGTACGCCCATGGTCTGCAGGGCGAGCGACCCGCTGTAGTCGTTCATGGCGTTGCTGCTCAGCGCGGCCAGGGCCACGGCGAGCAGTCCGAACGCGCCGAGGACACCGCCGCCGAGCAGGGTGTCGACGCCGCGGGCGGTCTGGTCGGTGAAGACGGAGGCGCCCCACAGGCCGAGCGCCTGGACGGCCACGAAGGACACGCTGATTCCGGCGAGCGTGCACCAGAACATGCGCGGCCGGGATGCCGTGCGCGGCAGATAGCGGCTGAAGTCGCTGGCGTAAGGGGCCCAGGAGAGCGCCAGGCTGAGGGCGATGGTGCAGGTCAGGACGAACGCCCCGGCGCGGTCGGCACCGTGCGCGGAGGCGGCGGCAGCGGGGTGGGTGCCGTTCAGGAGCTTCACCGTCAGCGCGGCGAAGGCGGCGGCGAGGGCGAAGGTCATCACGGTCTGCAGCCGGTGGATCACCTCGTACCCGAGGGCGCCGAGCGCTCCCTGGGCACCCATCATGACGAGCACGCCCAGCCAGAACGGCCAGCCGCAGAGCTGGGCCAGCGCGTCCCCGCCGAACAGACCGATCAGCGCGTCCCAGGCGATCGAGGACAGCCACTGCAGCGCGCCCGGCACCAGCACGGCCCGTCCGAACGCGAGCCGGGCGAGCGGCAGTTGACCGGCGCCGGTCTGACTGCCCCAGGTGCCGAGGTACGCCGTCGGCACCGCGCCCAGCAGGGTGCCCAGCACGACGGCGGTCAGCGCGGTGGAGAAGTCCAGACCGAGCGCGACGCCGACGGTGCCGGTGAAGACCCCGGTCATCGTCAGATTGGGGGCGAACCACACGGTGAACAGGCGGCCGGGGCCGCCGTAACGGTGGTCCTCCGGCACCGGGGCGATGCCGCGCGCCTCGACGCGCAGGTCCCCCGGGGCCTCGGGCATCCGCCCGTCGAAAACGCCCTGCGGACCTCCGACGGCCACTTCACCACGGGCATACGGCAACGACATGAGACATCCCTCCGCCAGTCCTAACTGGTTCAGGTTCGACGGGTGTGATCTCAGCCCTCGTGCGGGGCACCCCGTGTCCGGTTCGGCGCAAGGATAGCCCGGCCCGCGCGTGCGTCCCGGGCAGGGGGCGCCCGGACCGCGCGAGGAGGCGCGCGGGGCCTGTGCGAGAAGGCGCGCGAGGCCCGGACAAGGCGGTGGGCGGGGCGCGTGCGTCGACGTGGAGTCGTGGGGTCGTGGGGTCGTGGGGTCGCGGGCGGAGCGATGCCTCCTGGAGCGTGTCGCGCACGTCCCGTCGTCCACCCCTCGTCCACCCGGCGGCCGTGCCGGGCGTCGCGACGCGGGCGGGACTCTCGCGCCGCGCCTCAGGCCTCAGGCCTCAGGAGCCGACGCGTGGTTCCCAGCCCTCGTACGCCGCCGTCAGCAGGCCCAGCACGCCGTGCGGGGTGACCTCGCGCGGGTTCGGGTACGCCTGGCCGGCGGCCTGTGCCGCGGCCACCGCCAAGTCGGCTTCTTTCAGGCCGAGTTCGGCGAGAGTGTGCGGCGCGCCCAGGCCTCGCGCGAGTTCCCGCAGGGCGCGTGGGACGTCGTCCGTACCGAGCGCCCGGGACAGGGTGGCGATCGCCCGGGGCGCGGCGGACGCGTTGTAGGCGAGGACGTAGGGCAGGACGACGGTGTGCGTCTCGGCGTGCGGCAGGTCGAAGGTGCCGCCGAGGACATGGCACAGCTTGTGGTGCAGGCCCATGGTGGTGGCGCCGAGGCAGGCACCGCACAGCCACGCCGCGTACAGGGCGCGGCTCCGCGCGTCGAGGTCCCCGGGGGCGGCGGCCACGGTCGGCAGGACACCTGTCATCGCCCGGACTCCCTCCTCGGCCATGAGCTGGACGAGAGG includes:
- a CDS encoding Lrp/AsnC family transcriptional regulator, translated to MAMDAIDEAIVQCVLRDARSTYAEIGRAAGLSAPAAKRRLDRLVADGTVRGFTALVDTQALGWRTEAFAEVYCKGNPTPAELRRDLEAVPEVVEAYTVSGAADAIVHLMALDIPHLERAIQRVREARVIERTESVIVLSGLINRPRV
- a CDS encoding ArgE/DapE family deacylase → MRAVLSAEESAALEAVDETAVATMLLDTLAVPSVTGSAAESELQHRLARDLGRSGLDIDLWSMDLPALRAEPGFPGMEVPRDEAWGLVATLPGDEDGPTMILQGHVDVVPPGDLAQWAGAPFVPSVRGDVVHGRGACDMKAGVVANVAALAAIRACGVRLRGSVAGHFVVGEEDGGIGAFGTLRRGHTGDACVISEPTGGTLVTANAGALTFRITVPGRSTHAGTRDAGVSAIDAYAPIAAALARLEAVRSETPDPLMAEYPFPYTVSVGMLQAGDWASSVPGLLVADGRLGLRLGEDPAEARAAFERCVARACAADPWLRGHPAVVSWPGGQFASGRLPAGHPLRETVGSAHADVTGAPAARERGAPYGSDLRLYAGAGIPTLQYGPGDVRLAHGPDEHVSLAETVAVARALVLATLRTVGTR
- the thiD gene encoding bifunctional hydroxymethylpyrimidine kinase/phosphomethylpyrimidine kinase, which translates into the protein MSSNTPAVPPRVLTVAGSDSGGGAGIQADLKTMLALGAHGMSVLTAVTAQNSLGVQGAWELPAEAVRAQFRSVVDDIGVQAVKTGMLGSSLLVETVAELLSDVAAPVVVDPVSVSKHGDRLLADDALDAVRTALLPVATVATPNLDETAELTGIEVTGERDMRRAAERLLSYGPRWVLVKGGHLPGEAVDLLTDGTEQLWLRAPRHDNRHTHGTGCTLASAIAVELARGSAVPEAVRRAKEYVTGAIAAGFPLGSGLGPVDHGWRWRAGR
- a CDS encoding purine-cytosine permease family protein, giving the protein MSLPYARGEVAVGGPQGVFDGRMPEAPGDLRVEARGIAPVPEDHRYGGPGRLFTVWFAPNLTMTGVFTGTVGVALGLDFSTALTAVVLGTLLGAVPTAYLGTWGSQTGAGQLPLARLAFGRAVLVPGALQWLSSIAWDALIGLFGGDALAQLCGWPFWLGVLVMMGAQGALGALGYEVIHRLQTVMTFALAAAFAALTVKLLNGTHPAAAASAHGADRAGAFVLTCTIALSLALSWAPYASDFSRYLPRTASRPRMFWCTLAGISVSFVAVQALGLWGASVFTDQTARGVDTLLGGGVLGAFGLLAVALAALSSNAMNDYSGSLALQTMGVRLPRPAAAALAAVLGFPLVLWMHAADTTTRFQNVLLLVGYWIPGFVAIVAVDWLVRARARVGAPVDLSAESARPQPWWPALVAFVGAFAAAVPFMSTSLYVGPVARALHGADLAYGVAFLAALVVYAPLRLRR